Proteins found in one Panicum hallii strain FIL2 chromosome 4, PHallii_v3.1, whole genome shotgun sequence genomic segment:
- the LOC112888655 gene encoding GDSL esterase/lipase At5g55050-like: MGARLVLCLVVCLPVLAAGTGVAARPPAMFVFGSSIVDVGNNNYLPGPGVPRANRPYNGIDFPGSIPTGRFSNGYNTADYVAKNMGFALSPPAYLSLAPASSSGPLVPTAVSNGVNYASGGAGILDSTNAGNTIPLSKQVEYFEATKAKMVAAAGAGAVDALLSRSIFLVNAGNNDFYVFAAAELARNRSAADQRRDAAALYASLLSNYSAAVTELYSMGARKFAVINVWTLGCVPAVRVLSPAGACSALLNQLAAGFNDALESLLAGLAPRLPGLAYSLADSFGFTRDALAEPRASGYTDVAAACCGSGRLGAEAECFPNATLCADRDQHVFWDRAHPSQRAAFLAAQAFYDGPAKYTTPINFMQLAQSS, from the exons ATGGGGGCTCGTCTTGTGCTATGCCTTGTGGTATGTCTGCCGGTGCTCGCCGCCGGCACCGGcgtcgccgctcggccgccggcGATGTTCGTGTTCGGGTCCTCGATAGTGGACGTCGGCAACAACAACTACCTGCCGGGGCCGGGCGTCCCCAGGGCCAACAGGCCCTACAACGGCATCGACTTCCCGGGCTCCATCCCCACCGGGAGGTTCAGCAACGGCTACAACACCGCCGACTACGTCG CGAAGAACATGGGGTTCGCGTTGAGCCCTCCGGCCTACCTGTCGCTGGcaccggcctcctcctccggccCTCTGGTGCCGACCGCTGTCAGCAATGGCGTCAACTATGCTTCCGGAGGAGCTGGAATCCTCGACTCCACC AACGCCGGGAACACCATCCCATTGTCGAAGCAGGTGGAGTACTTCGAGGCCACCAAGGCCAAGATGGTCGCCGCGGCGGGCGCCGGCGCGGTGGACGCTCTGCTCTCGAGGTCCATCTTCCTCGTCAACGCCGGCAACAACGACTTCTACGTCTTCGCGGCCGCGGAGCTGGCGCGGAACAGGTCGGCCGCGGACCAGCGGAGGGACGCCGCCGCGCTCTACGCCAGCCTCCTCTCCAACTACTCCGCCGCCGTCACG GAGCTGTACTCGATGGGCGCCAGGAAGTTCGCCGTCATCAACGTGTGGACGCTGGGGTGCGTGCCGGCGGTGCGGGTGCTGAGCCCGGCGGGCGCGTGCTCGGCGCTCCTCAACCAGCTCGCCGCCGGCTTCAACGACGCCCTCGAGTCCCTGCTCGCCGGGCTCGCCCCGAGGCTGCCGGGCCTCGCCTACTCCCTCGCCGACTCCTTCGGCTTCACGCGGGACGCCCTCGCCGAACCGCGGGCGTCGGGGTACACCGACGTCGCCGCCGCGTGCTGCGggagcgggcggctcggcgcggaggCCGAGTGCTTCCCCAACGCCACGCTCTGCGCCGACCGCGACCAGCACGTGTTCTGGGACCGCGCGCACCCGTCCCAGCGGGCCGCTTTCCTCGCGGCCCAGGCGTTCTATGACGGGCCGGCCAAGTATACCACTCCCATCAACTTCATGCAACTGGCCCAGTCCAGTTAG